The genome window ACCAGACAGGTGATCTTAAAAGGCGGCAAGGGCGGGCTTGGCAATATGCATTTTGCGACAGCAACGATGCAGGTGCCCAAATATGCACAGCCCGGCAAGCCAGCACAGGAGCTCTGGGTGAACCTGGAATTAAAAGTTATCGCCGATGTAGGACTGATTGGATTTCCGAACGTGGGAAAATCCACCTTTCTTTCCAGAGTGACCAACGCGCAGCCTAAGATTGCCAACTATCATTTTACCACACTGACGCCGAACTTAGGTGTCGTTGACCTGGAAAATGGCAAAGGATTCGTGCTTGCCGATATACCGGGGCTGATTGAAGGCGCATCAGAAGGCGTGGGGCTGGGACATGAGTTCCTGCGGCACGTAGAGCGTACCCGAATGATGATCCATGTGGTCGACGCTGCCGGAACAGAGGGCCGTGACCCGGTAGACGATGTCTACAAGATCAACGCAGAGCTTAGCGCATACAACGAATCCATTGCCGCTCGCCCGCAGGTGATCGCGGCCAATAAAGTAGATCTGATCTACGAGGGGGACGAGGATCCTGTCGACCGGCTTCGGAAGGAATTTGAGCCGAAGGGAATCAAAGTATTCCCGATTTCCGGCGTCTCCGGCGAGGGAATCCAGGAACTTCTCTATTATGTAAGTGAGGAGCTTTCCAAAATGGATTCTTCCCCTGTGGTCTTCGAGCAGGAGTATTTTCCGGAAGAGGAGATTATTCATATTGATCTTCCGTTTACTGTGGAACACGTCGATGATATGTATGTTGTCGAAGGACCCAAGATTGAGAAGATGCTGGGATATACCAATCTGGATTCTGAAAAGGGATTTGCTTTCTTCCAGCGATTCCTGAAGGAAAGCGGGATTCTGGATCAGCTGGAAGCAGTCGGAATCCAGGAGGGCGATACAGTAAAGATGTACGGATTACAGTTTGACTATTATCCGGAATAATTTGGGGTGCCAGATTATTATCTGAAATAACACAAAATATTCGGCTATCATCCGGAATAGTTCAGAATAGAAGTAAGAGAAAGGAATCAAAATAAATTATGACTTCAAAGCAGAGAGCTTATCTAAAAAGCCTTGCCATGACCATGGACCCTATTTTGCAGATCGGTAAATCCGGCGTTACCCCGGAAGTCACCGCTTCCGTAGATGAGGCACTTACTGCAAGAGAGCTGATCAAGATTCATGTGCTTCAAAACTGCCTGGAAGACCCGAAAGAGCTGGGACAACTCCTGGGCGAGAGAACACGTTCTCAGGTAGTTCAGGTCATTGGAAGAAAGATCGTATTATATAAAGAGGGAAAGGACGACAAGAAGAAGATCGTCCTTCCTTAGGAGGTTCACCATGAAGATCGGAATTATGGGTGGTACGTTCGATCCCATCCATAACGGACATCTGATGCTGGCCGAATATGCCTATCGTAACTATGGGCTGGATGAGGTATGGTTTCTCCCCAACGGCAATCCTCCCCACAAGCAGAACCCTGCTATCCAGAAGGATACGTTTGAGCGGGTGGAGATGACACGTCTTGCCATATCAGATGTCCCTTATTTCAAGCTATGCACATACGAAGCGGAAAATCAGAATAAATCCTACACGTACCGGACGCTTATACATTTTCGTGAAAAATATCCGCAGCATGCCTTTTATTATATCATCGGGGCGGACTCCCTGTGCGATATCGAGACCTGGGCGCACCCGGAGATACTTTTAGGACTTGCAGTCATTCTTGCCGCTTACCGTGACGACCTGGATACGCCTGATGAGATGAATACGCGGATTCAGTTCTTAAATGAGAAATATCAGGCAGATATCCGTCTTTTGCGCACCCCGCTCATGGACATTTCTTCCCATGAGATCCGGGAGCAAATCGCTAAAGATGAGAACTGGCAGTCGCAGGTTCCGCTTAAAGTAGCTTCGTATATTAAGACACAAGGATTATACCAGGGTGATGACAATGGAAGAAGAACTGAATAAGATAAAAAGAAGAGTGAAACGATATCTGGACAAGGACCGCTATGATCATACGATTGGCGTGATGCATACGGCAGGCTGTCTGGCTATGCGTTACGGCGCCGATCTGGATGGCGCCCTGACCGCCGGACTTCTGCATGACTGCGCTAAATGCCTTTCCAGCGACGAAAAAATCCGTCTTTGTAAGAAGTACCATCTGGATATCAACGAGGCTGAGATGAAGAATCCGGGGCTTCTGCACGCGAAACTGGGAGCTTTTCTGGCATGGAAGAAATATAATATCGAAGATAAAAAGATTCTCCGCGCCATTGCTGCCCACACGACGGGAAGGCCTGCCATGTCTCTTTTGGATAAAATCATCTATATTGCAGATTTTATAGAGCCCGGCCGGTGCGAGGCTCCGAATCTCACTGATGTACGTGCGCTGGCCTTTGTGGATCTTGACGCCTGCCTCTTTAAAATACTGGAGGACACGCTCACCTATCTGAATACCAAAGGCGTGACAGTGGACCCCATGACAGAAAAAACATATCTGTTTTATAAGCAGCTTCATGACGTAAAAGTGAACAGTTAATGAAAGGGTGGTGTAAGAATGGATCAAAAAGAACTATCAAAAAAGATGGCGAGAATCGCCTGTCAGGCACTTTCCGATAAAAAAGGGGAGGACGTTCGTGTCATAGACATCTCAGGCGTTTCCGTCCTTGCGGACTATTTTATCATTGCAAATGGAACTAACGAAAGCCAGGTTCGCGCACTGGTGGATCACACGGAAGAGGAGCTTGCCAAAGCCGGATTTGAGGCAAAACAGCGGGAAGGCTACGGCTTGGGAAGTTGGGTGCTCCTGGATTTCGGCGACATTATCGTACATGTTTTTGACAAGGAAAACCGGCTATTCTATGATTTAGAGCGAATCTGGTGTGACGGAAAGGCCATTGATGTGGATTCTTTATAGCACGGCCCTGGAAGACCACACAGTCTGACAGATATTGGTACACGGGAAATTTATTTAGATATCCTGACAGCGATAAAAAATCACCTCTCCAATTATAAGCAATAAAGTTGTTCAAGCACTATTGCAAAATCGGAAAAGGTGATTTTTTGCATTGGAATGAAACCCAACCGAAGCTTTCTTAAGTCAAGTAAGAGTTCAACTATCAGTCCATTAACGGAAAAAACGCATTACTGCAATTACTTTTCCGAGAATCTCCACGTCAGTCAGGATAAACGGTTCCATGTGATCATTCTCCGGCTGAAGACGAATATAACCTTCTTCTTTATAGAATGTCTTTACCGTTGCGCCATCCTCGATCAATGCGACCACCATCTCACCGTTGGAAGCTACACTTCTCTTTTCTACGACAACATAATCGCCGTCAAGGATTCCCGCGTTGATCATGCTCTCTCCGTGAACCTCGAGCATGAATACATCGCTATTCGGCATAAATTCTACCGGAATAGGAAAATAATCTTCAATATTCTCCTGAGCCAGAATCGGTTCCCCCGCAGCTACACGACCCAGAATCGGCACCTGGACCATCTCACGGCGCGTCAGATTGAAGGTGTCATCTAAAATCTCGATTGCACGCGGTTTGGTAGGATCGCGGCGAATATAGCCGTTCTTCTCCAGTGTCTCAAGATGGGAGTGGACAGAAGAAGTAGACTTTAAATTCACTGCATCGCAGATCTCCCGAACAGCCGGCGGAAATCCCCGCTCCAGAATCTGAGACTTGATATATTCTAAAATTTCTTCCTGTTTCTTGCTTATCTTTCCTTTACTCATTCTTTGACCTCCTAAGTCAATAACTTTATTACTCACCAGACCTATTATATAGAGCCATGTATTGACATACAAGCATATCATCCATAAACTTTGACCCTGATATCATCATATCATAAACCTTCGGAAAAAGCAAACAAATGTTTAGAAAATATGTTCGATTTTTTCTTGTAAATGATTGACAAACATTTGTTCCTGTTATATAGTATAGAAGAACAGTTGTTCGGAACGGATTTTCGAGTGGGAGACTCTATTTTAAGGGGGACAAAGATATGGATAAAAGAAGAAATGAAAAGAGAACAGTAAAAACTCATATGTCATGCAAATCATCTGCACATCGCAAAAAATATATTCGTCCATTCAGGCGTTTTTTGACGGGTGTTGCCGCAGTCCTCTTGATCATGATATGCAGTTTTGGGTTCGGCAGCTTTTTCTCCGGCGCACATGTGAATGCGCAGGAGGAGCCCGCAGAATACAAGTATTATAAAAGTGTTCGGATCGAAGAGGGAGACACCTTCTGGAGCCTCGCAGAAGAGTATATGAATTCATCTTGTGACTCTATTTATGATTATATGGATGAATTGGCAGAGATCAATAATCTCAGTATATCGGAAGCAGAACACTTAACTCCGGGAGACTATATGCTGGTCGCCTGCCTTGACACACAGCTGTCTGAATGCGAATAATCATTGACAATCCGACATCATTACTCGTATACTTGTAGTAGTATGAAAGTACAAACGAAAAGGGGCGCATATTATGAAAAATAAGCAGATTATCGGACTTGTCGTGGCTGCCGTTCTTTTTGTGGTGGTAGGTTTCAGCAGTGTTCTTTCTCATGCACTGTCTGAACGGATCTTCTCTAAAAATACCGCCTTACTGGAAGAACTGGCAGATGAGACCTCATTTACACCGCCAGATGGAAAGTATATCGGCATTGTACAGGTAACAGGAACCATTCAGGAACAGACACAGGAATCTCTATTTGAAGCTCCTGCAGGTTATCAGCATCTTTCCACTATGGAATATATTGACAATCTTGCCTGGGACGACAACAATACCGGGATTCTTCTTTACATTGATTCTCCGGGCGGAACCGTATATGAATCAGAAGAGCTGTACGACAAATTAAAAGAATACTCCGAATCCACCGGACGACCGATCTGGGCTTATATGGCACACTACGCAGCATCCGGCGGGTATATGGCCTCCGTTGCTGCCGACAAAATTTATGCAAACAAGAACACCGTTACCGGCTCCATTGGCGTAATTATGTCCGGATATGATCTGTCCGGATTATATGAGAAACTGGGAATACGCTATATCAGCATTACGAGCGGTGCCAACAAAGACAGCAGCAAGATGACAGAAGAGCAGATTGCCATCTACCAATCTCAGGTAGACGAATGTTACGACGCTTTTGTGACAAAGGTCGCAGAAGGGCGCAATATGAGTACAGACGCTGTGCGGACTCTTGCTGATGGGCGTACCTATACCGCTTTGCAGGCCGTGAATAACGGACTGGTAGATGAAATCAGTTCCTACGAGGAGATGAGAGCCGCGTTCGAAGAAGAATTAGACACATACATGTATTATGATATGCCGGCCAAGACGAATTTCTTTTCCTCCCTGTTCTCTGAACTCAAAGAAATCGTACCAAAGTCAGAAGCACAGATCCTTACTGAAACTGCTGATAAGATGGAAAGTGGGGTGCTGATGTACTATGCAGAACAATTACGCTAATCGGGCAGAAGAGTACACTTATGCCGGATTCTGGGCACGGCTCGCTGCTTTTCTCATCGACAATATCATTGTCTTTTTCATGCTGCTGATCGTTCGCATGTTTTTAGGACTGGGAGCTTTGCTCTTTTCAGAATTTGCCGGTGCCGGAAGCACTTTTTTTAATAAGGGTTTATTATTTCAGTTTTCATTGAAAGACATATTGCTATATCTCGTGAAAGTAGCTTACTTTATTATCTTAACTTATTATACCGGGTGTACCTTTGGCAAACGTGCCATGAATCTTGTCGTGATCAGCCGGAAGACATCCGATGGAAGAGTAAGCCTGTTTGATATTATTTACCGGGAAACAATCGGGAGATATTTAAGCAGTTTCCTGCTCTGCATCGGTTATTTTATGATAGGTATTGGAAAAGAGAAATGTGGAATACACGATATTCTATGTGATACCAGAGTCGTATATGGCAAAAAACTGAAATTGTTTGAAACCAATACGGCACATCGCCAGACCGGGACTTTCTCGAATACAGGGAACATGAATCCCCCTGTGATGCCGGCTGGACCGTATTCCTATACCGGTCCTTCTACTAAAGATAATCAAAGTAGCGATAAGCCACATTTCAATAATACAGCCCCTAATCGGCCGAATCAGCCATTTTATGGCGCTGGTCCATATCAATATGGTGTCCCAATGCAAAACGCGCCATATGAGCCAAATACAAGCAATACACAAAATTCGGAAGCATTCAATGAAGAAGAATGTGTATCAGAACCAGAATGTCCGGAAAATAAAATACAGGATTAACTATTAAAAATTATTTAAAATAACTGAAAATCTAAAGGGATTGATGAATTTGCAAATGCAGATACCCAGCATTTTTCTTGCTTTTCTCGTCAATCCCTTTTTGATAGCAGTGGTTTGTTGACATCAATCTATACGACAAATCCATCACGGTTTGTCACAAACGAAGCTGACGATATCTTCCCCTCCTGGAATAGTGATATCGTCAGCGCAGTGTCAGATTATGAGACAGAGCGGTAAACCGCTCTGTTCCTCTTTACTCAATCTGTGCGACTAACCGGGATTTGTCGTAAGTGAAACTCTGATCGGGGAGCTCCTCTCAGAGCTACCCGGTCAGAGATTGAACGTTAGATGTCCGGGGTCGAACGTCCAGAAGTTCAGCTTTTTATCTTTTATTGTTAATATGCACAAACGAAATCGATTTATTCCGCCCGATCGGGCTTTACTGAAGCAATAGCATTTGTGCAATATATACAATTATTCTTTGTCTAATTTGATTTCTCCGTTATAAGTTTCATATTGTTCAATGTGCTTTTTTATTAAATATTCCGCTTCTTTACTGGCGCTTCTATTATTTCTTTCTGCTATAATTTCGAATTTTGTTTTTATCTCTCCATCTGTTCTTACAACTATTTTAGGTTTTTGACTTGGCATAACGTATACTCCTTTATTCATAAAAAAGTGTTGACAAAGTGTATGCACCTATTGTATATTAATGGTGTATATAAGGTGTATACACTTTTTGGCGATTGTGTTTCACATTATAACATATTTTCTCTTGTTTATCAATGCTGGGGCTTTGGCCTCCCAGGGTTGTTTCATGAATCTTCCCAAACAGCTTCATTTGTTATAACCCCTCTATTATTCAGATCAGAATCTTTCTAAACGCATCCTTTGCAATTCCTTACCCGCATCCAAGATGTTTGCCCTCTAAAAAGGCGCAAAATATCCCTATATCTTATTTACACTTTTTTCAAAATAACTTATACTTATTTTATATCAATAGAAACTGGCTATCCCGTTGAAGACATATTTCTTTCTTAAGAATGGATCATCACTGAACTCGTCCATAGCTTCTGTCATGATCTCCGAACAGTCCCCGGCCAGCATAGCTATCCGCAGGATGTTATAGGCAAACTTCCTGATCAGGGCCAGATTGATCTTTGATTTTTTCGCCGGGGACCTGTCTTCACGGAACGTATCGTCTAACACATGGTGAAGTCGGTTTTCGACCGACCAGTGCTCCCTTTTTATACGTCCCATTTCTTCCGCTGTCAGTTCCATATCCGAGATCATTCCTGTTTTCTGTATATCCTTTGGCCTTTCCTCATCCTGGACTGGTCTGGGCCTTCTTCTTGAACCCTTTTCCAGAAATGTCCTCACATCTGGTGTGATATCATTTCCCTTAGGATCCCGTTCAACCGGTATCCGTATCTGACGGGCTAATCCCACTGTTTTTACAAAAGGCCATTCTTTCTGTGTCTTTGTCAGGAGGCTGCATTCCCCACAAACGCTGTACCATCGGTATTCCTGCCTGTCACGGTTCCTTTCCTGCTGGCACACTTCCTCATATTTTTCCTGCATTTCCGGATACCTTGCCCTGTAGTTACTGTCTTTTTTCATCTTTTTGTGGTCTTCTGCCATCTCTCCGAAATATTTCACGATCTCATCATAGGACTGTGGCTGGTTCTTTTTTACCATCAGCACAAAATGTCCCCCCTGGGAAAGGATCTGCTCCATGATCTGCGTCTGTGTCCCAATTGCATCTGTTGTGACTGTACTTCCCTGGATATCAAGCAGTTTCAACAGCTCCGGTATCGCCTTAATCTCACAGTCTTTATTCTGAATGGGCATCTGCGCGATCACCAGTCCCGTTACCGCATCTATCGCATTCAGGATCATCGGGGCCCTGAAATCCTTCACTTTCTCCATTGCTGCCCGCAGTGCCTTTCCGTCAATTGATATATGGATTCCTTTCGTGCTTACAATCTCCCCGATCCATTCCATGAATGCCAGCGCAAACAGTTCCACGTCAATCCCCCATAGGATCCGGCATGCTGTTGCCGGGGATGCGATACCCTTCTTTAATAGAAGATATTCCCGCAGCTCTTCCAGATGTTTGTTACACCATCTAAGGCTCCTGCGTATAGTTGTCTTTCCTGCCAGAAAACCGGTCACCAGACATACCAGCACTTCCGCAGAGTCATGCTTTGTCTCCCGGCCGCATCGTGGATCCGGCACCATCCTCATATATTCCAGAAGCATTTTTGTCCGAAAGCCATTCTCAGCACACGGAAAGTTCCACCCCTGTTTTTTCTAACAGTTCCTCCTGTTCTGTACTAATCTTTGATATCACCCTTTCTTTTTCAAAATACAGCAGATAAATACTTTTCAATATCTGCAGTTTTTGAAGTTCTACTCCGTGCTCTTTATAAATCCGTCTGCTCAGGGATGCTGCCTGGGCATTAAACTGATAGTGAAATTCCTGCTCCGTTTTTATCTCTCTTTCTTTCGCAAGGTAGGTCTCTGGTGACCATTTTTTCAGAATAACCGAAAGGACATCCTCCCAGTCATTCCCCAGAGGTTTCTTCCATCCCTCCGGGCACAGCTGCCATACTGCCCTGGAGAATCCATACTCCCTCACTTCTATCCCTCCCAGGGATATTTTTTTCTTTTCACTTTTTATGACTCCTTCCGGAGTTATGATGCCGATATAAGTATCTACCGGCTGTGGGTATTTTTTCCCGGGAACACGCCTGGAAGTGCGTTTATAGAGATAATAAGTATCACCTTTCTTTTTGACGGTGGTTCCCCTGGTCCGTTTCTCCTGCACCCAGTCAGGATATTTTTTCTCTGTTACTGGCATAATATCCTCCTTTCTGTATAGGTAGAGCATACCTATACTATATAGACATTATACCTCTACAAGAGAAAAAAGTCGAGGGTTATGAAAAAAATGTATAATTTCCATAACCCCCGTAAAAACAGTATGCTTAATCATTTGAATTATTCTTCATGAAACAACCCTGTTTGGCCTCCATTGGTAAACATGGCATAGGGTAGGGTAGGAGAAAGGAGAGCGCAAAATGAAGGTAAAAGATATTAGTTATGGTATAGGGATTCCTGTTGACATTATCGTTAACAGGCTGAGAACGCATTACGATTCTTTTTCTCAGATTCCTGAGGAGCTTCTTGACCATGAGGTTGACCGTATGGGGATTTTTAAAGAAGAACTCTACATATATGTCATTTGATTTGGAAGGGGTGGTTGAGAAATGAAGATTCAGGAACTTGTTGATGTTCTTTCTTGTGAATCCAGAGTCTCGATTGAGGAAGCTGATTCTAAGCCTTTTGAGCATCTTTATATTGGTTTTGGTTTCGATATTCCATCAGATCTCTGTGATGAAGATGTTTTGATGATTGTCCCATCTGATGCTTGCTTGACGATATTGGTAGAAAGGTAAAGGTGGTTAAGTGACTGTTGATAGACTGCTCCGTTATCTGCATGGTGAACTGTTGATAAGAGAAAGGCTGGAAGAACCCTACCAGTATCGTACTTTGTATCGAGGTGATGATGTGATTATTCCGTATGAAGTCCGTTCAAGGTCAGTCTCTTATATTACTGCCGTTGATAACTGCATCATGGTGACTGTCAGGGAAAATAGATATTAAGAGGTGGGCGCTCCGGCGCCTACCCTAACTTAGGTAACTGCCACTGAGAGTGGTTGGAATATAAAAGAATAGGAGATAAGCGTATGAAGATTTATGGAACTTTTCAGGGTGAATTTCGAAGCATCAGCTTCACGGAGTATAAGGATAATGCCGGGAAGATGGCTAAGAGCTTCAAGATAGGAGTGGAGTTGTCTGATGCAGACATGGGAATGCTCCCGTGTGTCGATCTCGAAGAGCATATCATGAAATCGGGAATCAAGAAGGGCGATATCTGTTCCTTCGATTTTGAATTCAATACCGATTATAATCGGCTCCGTGTCATGACGATGAACAAACTAAAGTAATTATCACGGGGTCAAGGCCTTGAGCTTGCGTGCCTTGACGCTGGGAGAATTACGGTTACAATGGCGGTTGCCCGGTAGGATAGTCCATCATACCGGGCTTGGGTGTAGGAGAACGTGGAATGAATGAGGATTTGTTTGTTGAACCGGATTCTGTTGCTGGGGATGCTCATGATGAAGCATCACCTGGTCTTGAGGGAACACCTTCGGAGAGCGAAGCTCCTGTGGAGGAAGCTCTGATGCCTGACAGTTCGAACGAGGAATATCTTGCGCAGTATTCGGAGACTCTCGAGGCGATTTCGGTTTCTGTGGAAGGAATAGGGCAGAGACTGGATACTATAACAAATTGCCTGATTGTTACTATGGTTGGCATAGCCTTATTGGTAGGTGTATTTGCCAGCAACATACTGGCTAAATATTTCAGAGCGTGAGGTGTCAGGTCATGAATGGGGAATTTTTAGTTATCTCGCTGGAGGAATGCGGTTCACTTTTTGTATCCGCCATTCCGGCGGGTTTTGTGATAGGGTGCATCCCTATGATGATTGGTTTTGCTGTGCATGCATTAGTTAAAATATTCAAAACGGTGTAAACCGGGAAAGGAGAGGAGTTTATGGAAGCTGTAACGACTGCATTAACAACTAGCTTTACGACCGTTGGTACTTCAATCACTGGTATCATCGCGGACGTTCTGCCGATCGCGCTCCCTGTTGTGGGCGCTATGATCGTGGTCACTACTGGTATTAAAATCTTTAAAAGAGTTGTGTCTAAGTAGGACGGAAGAACTTGCTAAGTGGAAAGGGTCGGAGAAATCCGGCTCTTTTCTTTTATCGGAAAGGAGGAAAAGAGAAAGAGATGAAGAAAAGATGTTTTAAAAAGATGGTCGTTTATGTGCTGGTAGGAGTGCTGGCTAGTGGGTCTGTTATGATGTCTTATGATAAAGCCAGGAGTGTAAAGGCAGTTGCTGGGGTAGATGATGTTGCTATAGTAACATTCCTTCTTTTGATGTACGGTTGCGTTACTTTGGCTTATTACGGCAATACGGACGGTTCTAGCGCTCTTGCTGATGATATTGAAGAGGCTTATGAAACTGCGCGTTTTACAATACTGAATGGTGGTGCTGGTGATCCTGATGACCCGGATAACGATGATGACAAATACGACGGTGACGGAGACGGGGAAGTCACGGAAAAGGATTTGCCTCCGTTCAGTTCGTTCTTTAGTTCGCCGGAAGGAATCGCCCTGACTGCCGGAGCGGTTCCGCTTTTGGGCGCGATCGTGGGGGATATTGTGAAGGAAAAGTATGGAGCTTTGAAGACGGCAACTTCAAAAGAAAAATTTGATAAAGCAATGAATTCTGTGAATTCACTTTGTTTAAAAAAGGGGTTTGATCCTTCTTCTTTTAATTCTCATTTTTATACTGTCTATCCGTATAAAGATGGTACTTTTGTATTGTCATATTATTTTGGTACTGATATGGTTGTTTATTTAAAATCTGGTACTCTTCATATTGAACGCAATGGTTCTAATCCGTTATATGGCTGTTCTCGTTCTACTAGTACCAATTCAACGACTTTTCTTGGGGAACTTTCTAACTCATCTTCTAGTATAGATTCTCTTGCATCTTATGGAGGTGATGTTCCTATTTTCTCTTCTGAACGAGAAGGTGTTGATTATTACGAAAATGGCCGTTCAGACTGGGTTACTCCAGATTTATCGAATGCGCTTGCCAGTAATACTGATCTGCCTGTCCTTCCGTCATTTGACCCGACTAAGCTCTATAGTATACCGGAGCTTCAGGCGCTCCAGAATCTGTTACAGAGTATAGGCACTGCCATTAATCCGGCTGCGCAGTTGGAACTTGTTAACCAGTACCTTGCAAGCCTTCAAACTGACCCAGCGCCAGCTCCGGACCCTAATCCAGATCCAGACCCTAACCCCGATCCAGACCCTAACCCTGATCCAGACCCTAACCCTGATCCAGACCCTAACCCTGATCCAGATCCAGATCCTAACCCTGACCCAGACCCTAACCCTGATCCAGACCCTAACCCTGATCCGGACAATCCTACGAACAATAAGGATTTTCTCCGTGATCTAAAGCATATATTCCCGTTCTGCATTCCGTTTGATCTGGTCGATTGTTTCCGTCTGTTTAACGCGGAGCCCGTGACACCACGAATCGAAGTTCCGGTTCATTTTGGTGTGATTAACTATGACCATACCTTCGTCATTGATTTGAAGGATTTCAATGGAGTAGCAGCGGTCTGCCGGGCGATGTTTTTGGTATTGTATATTGTTGGCCTTGTGCTTTCCACAAGAGCGTTGATTAAAGGGTAGGTGATCTTATGCTGAGTTTTATGAAAGAGATTTTAGGACAGTTCCTTGACTGGGTGCTGGCGCTCCTTCCGACGTCGCCATTCACCCAGTTCATAGAGGCTTGTAGTGATATTCCATATCTCGGATGGCTTAACTGGTTCATCCCTGTGGGACAGATGATCGCGATAGGGGAAGCGTGGCTCGTGGCGATCGGACTGTTCTATATGTATTCCATCATTCTTCGCTGGATCAAGGCGATTGAATAAGTTGTATATATTGCACAAATATTGAGTCTTCAGCTGACGTCAGCTGATGCTGATCCAGACCGAAAAGT of Roseburia hominis contains these proteins:
- a CDS encoding TraY domain-containing protein, with the translated sequence MPSQKPKIVVRTDGEIKTKFEIIAERNNRSASKEAEYLIKKHIEQYETYNGEIKLDKE
- the yhbY gene encoding ribosome assembly RNA-binding protein YhbY → MTSKQRAYLKSLAMTMDPILQIGKSGVTPEVTASVDEALTARELIKIHVLQNCLEDPKELGQLLGERTRSQVVQVIGRKIVLYKEGKDDKKKIVLP
- the obgE gene encoding GTPase ObgE, with product MFADRAKIYIRSGKGGDGHASFRRELYVPNGGPDGGDGGRGGDVIFEVDKGLNTLYDYRHKTKYKAPDGEQGGKRRCHGKDAKDIVLKVPEGTIIREAESNKIIADMSGGNTRQVILKGGKGGLGNMHFATATMQVPKYAQPGKPAQELWVNLELKVIADVGLIGFPNVGKSTFLSRVTNAQPKIANYHFTTLTPNLGVVDLENGKGFVLADIPGLIEGASEGVGLGHEFLRHVERTRMMIHVVDAAGTEGRDPVDDVYKINAELSAYNESIAARPQVIAANKVDLIYEGDEDPVDRLRKEFEPKGIKVFPISGVSGEGIQELLYYVSEELSKMDSSPVVFEQEYFPEEEIIHIDLPFTVEHVDDMYVVEGPKIEKMLGYTNLDSEKGFAFFQRFLKESGILDQLEAVGIQEGDTVKMYGLQFDYYPE
- a CDS encoding ISAs1 family transposase, which translates into the protein MVPDPRCGRETKHDSAEVLVCLVTGFLAGKTTIRRSLRWCNKHLEELREYLLLKKGIASPATACRILWGIDVELFALAFMEWIGEIVSTKGIHISIDGKALRAAMEKVKDFRAPMILNAIDAVTGLVIAQMPIQNKDCEIKAIPELLKLLDIQGSTVTTDAIGTQTQIMEQILSQGGHFVLMVKKNQPQSYDEIVKYFGEMAEDHKKMKKDSNYRARYPEMQEKYEEVCQQERNRDRQEYRWYSVCGECSLLTKTQKEWPFVKTVGLARQIRIPVERDPKGNDITPDVRTFLEKGSRRRPRPVQDEERPKDIQKTGMISDMELTAEEMGRIKREHWSVENRLHHVLDDTFREDRSPAKKSKINLALIRKFAYNILRIAMLAGDCSEIMTEAMDEFSDDPFLRKKYVFNGIASFY
- the nadD gene encoding nicotinate-nucleotide adenylyltransferase, whose amino-acid sequence is MKIGIMGGTFDPIHNGHLMLAEYAYRNYGLDEVWFLPNGNPPHKQNPAIQKDTFERVEMTRLAISDVPYFKLCTYEAENQNKSYTYRTLIHFREKYPQHAFYYIIGADSLCDIETWAHPEILLGLAVILAAYRDDLDTPDEMNTRIQFLNEKYQADIRLLRTPLMDISSHEIREQIAKDENWQSQVPLKVASYIKTQGLYQGDDNGRRTE
- the yqeK gene encoding bis(5'-nucleosyl)-tetraphosphatase (symmetrical) YqeK, translating into MEEELNKIKRRVKRYLDKDRYDHTIGVMHTAGCLAMRYGADLDGALTAGLLHDCAKCLSSDEKIRLCKKYHLDINEAEMKNPGLLHAKLGAFLAWKKYNIEDKKILRAIAAHTTGRPAMSLLDKIIYIADFIEPGRCEAPNLTDVRALAFVDLDACLFKILEDTLTYLNTKGVTVDPMTEKTYLFYKQLHDVKVNS
- a CDS encoding RDD family protein, with product MQNNYANRAEEYTYAGFWARLAAFLIDNIIVFFMLLIVRMFLGLGALLFSEFAGAGSTFFNKGLLFQFSLKDILLYLVKVAYFIILTYYTGCTFGKRAMNLVVISRKTSDGRVSLFDIIYRETIGRYLSSFLLCIGYFMIGIGKEKCGIHDILCDTRVVYGKKLKLFETNTAHRQTGTFSNTGNMNPPVMPAGPYSYTGPSTKDNQSSDKPHFNNTAPNRPNQPFYGAGPYQYGVPMQNAPYEPNTSNTQNSEAFNEEECVSEPECPENKIQD
- the lexA gene encoding transcriptional repressor LexA gives rise to the protein MSKGKISKKQEEILEYIKSQILERGFPPAVREICDAVNLKSTSSVHSHLETLEKNGYIRRDPTKPRAIEILDDTFNLTRREMVQVPILGRVAAGEPILAQENIEDYFPIPVEFMPNSDVFMLEVHGESMINAGILDGDYVVVEKRSVASNGEMVVALIEDGATVKTFYKEEGYIRLQPENDHMEPFILTDVEILGKVIAVMRFFR
- the rsfS gene encoding ribosome silencing factor, with protein sequence MDQKELSKKMARIACQALSDKKGEDVRVIDISGVSVLADYFIIANGTNESQVRALVDHTEEELAKAGFEAKQREGYGLGSWVLLDFGDIIVHVFDKENRLFYDLERIWCDGKAIDVDSL
- the sppA gene encoding signal peptide peptidase SppA; its protein translation is MKNKQIIGLVVAAVLFVVVGFSSVLSHALSERIFSKNTALLEELADETSFTPPDGKYIGIVQVTGTIQEQTQESLFEAPAGYQHLSTMEYIDNLAWDDNNTGILLYIDSPGGTVYESEELYDKLKEYSESTGRPIWAYMAHYAASGGYMASVAADKIYANKNTVTGSIGVIMSGYDLSGLYEKLGIRYISITSGANKDSSKMTEEQIAIYQSQVDECYDAFVTKVAEGRNMSTDAVRTLADGRTYTALQAVNNGLVDEISSYEEMRAAFEEELDTYMYYDMPAKTNFFSSLFSELKEIVPKSEAQILTETADKMESGVLMYYAEQLR